The genomic window TACTGAAATAGGATCGAGTTTGTTTGAAAAAGTTCATTTGAGAGTGTTTAAGGGATTTGTGAGAGCAAAGAGCTATGATGTACCAATATCTCTTTAGAAGAGATGTAACCACGCCATCCCTATTTTGGTGGCTTAACTTCTGGACCCATGTACATTTTAAACCTTCTAATCTACTTGGACCTCATCCTTGACTTCTTCACGGCTTCCTCTGCCATGTTTGTAGTGTtacttttaaactttgttttctcCCCAGATTCACAGCTTTTGAAAGTTGAGCTTCCCGTATACTGCAACCTCAGACAGCACGCGCTCAAAGGCAGCCATTGATCTAACAGTCAAAAGCAAAGCCTTGGAACTGCTCTCTGATCAACCATCCCActcacccccctcctctcttctctctctctatctctctctgttacCCTCTGTGGCAGGGAGCATCACTCCGCGCATCCGAACTCCTGAAACTGGGTCAGACGACGCCATTAGGAATATCCTGGAGCAGGCCAAGAAGGAGATCCAGTCCCAGAGGGGAGGTGAGGATGGAGTTGTAATGCTTAAATCTGTATTGATATGTTTTCATTGAATTTATTGTACAatgatgtttattgttttatctCAAATTTTGATTGTAATTTTATGCATCTAGATCGGAAAATGGATTTCAGAATGCTTCAGCGTCAGTGTGTGGGTCTTTCTTGCTTAGGTGATGGCAAGCCGTCTCTAAACAGCTTGTCAGGCAGGAGCAGTAATGGGGCAGGCAGCAGCTCTGACGATGCCATAAAGGGCATCCTAGAACAGGCCAAGAGGGAGATGGAGGCCCAACAGCATGCCTTGATGGAGATGGAGGCCTGCGGGAGGGCCCAGACTGCCAGCTCAGTAGCTCAGGTAGAGCATCTAGGGACCCCTGAGCGTTCTAGAGGCCTGGCTTTACCCATCTCTATCAAACAGGAGGAAGGAGGCTGCGTCACTGTCTGCATGGCTAACCCCATCAGCAGCCCTCAGACACCCCTCAGTGTCCTCTCCCCTGCTGCTTTCGTCCAGAACATCATCCGCAAAGTCAAATCAGAGATCGGTGAAGCAGGAACCTACTTTGACCAGCACTGGTCTCAGGAGCGAGGGCCCATGCTGCTTGGAGTCGGAGGCAGCTCTCGGCCCTTCAATTCagtctctccctccctgtcttcctcctcctcgggACCCTCTGCCTTGCCCCGGTCCTGGCCCCGCCTGGAAAATGGCGAGTGTCTGTCCAACAGCGAGGAGGCTTCTGCTGCTGAGGACGAGCTGGGCCTTGGCCGGCCAGTGGAGGTGAAAGTGGAGTCAGACACATCAGTAAGCGGGGAGTCACCGGGCCCCGGTCCTGGACGGCTTTCCTACTACCCGGCGTATATCCCCCGTGCCCTCAAGCCCACTGTGCCGCCGCTGACTCCGGAGCAGTATGAGATGTACATGTACAGAGAGGTGGACACCCTCGAGCTGACCAGGCAGGTGAAGGAGAAGCTGGCAAAGAACGGCATCTGTCAACGGATCTTTGGGGAAAAGGTCAGATGTTGCTCCTTCTTActgatattaaaataataacagacATGCAAGCAGACTGTCCAGGAACATAAACATAGGAAAGAAATCCCCCTCTTATTGTTTCACTGAATTTCCAAATCATCATGTTATATGTAATATTGACTAATATAACATGACTAGACATCagaatctttcttttttcttgcaAAGCTATCATTGAATACTACATTTCCATCTCTCTTCTGTTGGGAAAACACCGTCAGTTATCTTGCTGTAGTCCTGTGTTACTTCCTGTGTGAATTGTCTCTTAATAAAGACATGTCTTTATCCCTGAATTCTCCATATAGATAGCTGTGATTGTGATTTGGTGACTTTATAAGCCTTTACAGAATGATTCAAGTTTTAAATCTTACATTTCTTTGTGGCACAGTGTGCTCGTAGGAATTTAGTGGCGACTCCTGATGAGCAACTTTCAGAAGCAATATTTCAAACAAGTGATAAGTTTGTGTGTTGCAATAAATGAGACATCACTTCATGATCTTGACTTAAAGAGTCAAGACTTGATTTCATCATATAATTTGTAATAATTcctcattattataattacaacaaatgttttGTTATTTCTGCACCAGGGAATGTGCCGTCATTCATCCATTATTCCATCCCTTGTGAAGATGATAACACAAAGAGGTTTCATGATGCTGATGTTGAATTAATTGTTGAAGTCTAATACTCTAtctgtttttgtattaatttataaATTGACAGTCAATTTGACTGTGtagagaaagggaaagaaagtctaaagttcattttaatttgttttggtcttttgtTCAATTTCCACAAACGTTCTTGTTGTGAATGAATTCCTGATTATCTCTCCATGCAATGAGCTGCAACAACGTTACATTATTTGAAAAGACTCTATGGTAAAATATATGATGCATTGCTTCCCTCTAGTGGTTGTTGGCTGCAAGTGGATCACTCTGTTCATGTCAAGCcaatattcatttattcatgtatttagtGAATATGATGGttttaatgaataataatgTGATGAATTGAATATAATTGGTCAAATCAGTGTTATTCATATATTGGTTGTTGCAGATGGCAGGATGTGTCACATATTATTGACCTGTATTTTACTGCACAGGTGCTCGGGCTCTCTCAGGGCAGCGTGAGCGACATGCTGTCTCGGCCCAAACCATGGAGCAAGCTGACCCAGAAAGGCAGGGAGCCCTTCATCCGCATGCAGCTGTGGTTACTGGACCAGTTAGGCCAGAGTCTCAGTCAACCCACAAACCAGGGCCTCGCTCAGGGTGAGACTTCGcagtacacacacatgaacatgaaCAGAGAGGTACAAGCTAGAGTAAAAGTTGAGATGCTTCATCAACtcattaaacacaaaaaacaccaaCCCCAAACTTTCAACTGTGGGATTTGTCCGATGGCGATATTAATTAACTGATTTTCTGATGTTTCCACCCTCCAGAAATAAGCCCAGTGACAGCCCATTCCTCGCCCTCCCCGCCTCCTAGCCCAGCAGAGAGCCACCCAAGTCCACTGGTTGAGCCTGTCAGCCTATCCCTGGAGAGCAGCAAGGAGAACCAGCAGCCTGAAAGCCTGGGACTGGGGTTGCCCCCCCACCCAGAGGGGGGGAAATCCACCCCCAGTCTCATGTCCCTGCATCAGCCTACAACCCCTCTGGGTATCCAGGAGCTGGTGGCCATGTCTCCAGAGCTCGACACATATGCCATCACCAAGAAGGTCAAGGAGGTGCTAACAGACAATAACCTAGGTGGGTCCAgggcatagactgtaaaaaatatggacgtagtatccgtgacatcacccatctgtttctgaagagctgttttgaagccaatcggcagcagcagccatattgcttctgtcgagccagtgtgacgtaaagaggcgggctttgagcctcctagccaacagctgcagtgttcccacaggcagctgtgcctctcattggaagactcataatctcaatatcttcaaaatttttgaattagataaaaattcacccccctcacagtgagaggacatcgagaaatgagctattcagactacactcatcttttgtaccaggctgtaaacatgtttatttctgctgcaaagatcgtctttttcccattcatgtgtatgtgacttccggtacttccggagccagcctcaagcggatcctcgatgaactgcagcttttaacacttccgcattgactcatatttttagaccggaggttgccgcttggtccaggGTCATGATGCGAACTAATGCACCTGTgcatacagacacacatcaatgtgtatgtttgtttcctGCAGGCCAGCGTCTGTTTGGGGAGACCATCCTGGGCTTGACTCAAGGCTCTGTGTCTGACCTGCTGTCAAGGCCCAAACCGTGGCACAAACTCAGCCTGAAAGGCAGGGAGCCATTTGTTCGTATGCAGCTGTGGCTCAATGATCCTCATAATGTGGACAAGCTGAGGGCCATGAAGAAGATGGAGAAGAAAGGTACGCATGTGGATACTTGAATATGTTTGAGTCTAGTTTGAGATTTGTCTTCCCTCATGTCCTGATGTTGGatatctctgtctctcctccagctTATCTGAAAAGGCGCTACGGGCTGCTGAGCACCGGCTCAGATAGCGACTCACCCAGCACCcgctctgagtgtgtgagtccaGCCTTCGGCTCGCTGGACTTGTGTCCCTACAGCCAGGTGAAGAAGCCTCGGGTGGTGCtgggagctgaggagaaggaggcactGAGGAAGGCCTATCTCCTGGAGCCCTACCCCTCACAGAACACCATTGAGATACTGGCCTCCCAGCTTAAACTCAAAACTAACACAGTCATCAACTGGTTCCACAACTACAGGCCAGTATAAAGAACTCTGTGACCTTTTTAGTTgctgcctctgtttgttttgttttacttatagaaaaaaaactttaagcTACCAAACTTTACTTTGAATGTAAATGAAAGTATTCATTTGAATAGCTTTACTCATTTGCCCATAAATTTCTGTCTAACAACAGTGTTTTGTGCAGGTCCAGGATGCGAAGGGAGGTGCTCATGGAGGGTCTGCCAGACAATGACACAGATGCTGAGCACCACAGCTATTCCCCATCAGTGACACGGAGCCCCAACTCtgatggagaggacaggaggctGCAGCAGTCCTCAGGACACGTCCACTCCAACCATCCTCTTAGCACCAACTCTGCACAGCCTCATGTCAAACAGGAGACACTGGATAGGGACGACGAGGCGGGGGAGGCAATGGAAGGCTCCATGAAACAGTCAAGAGTTAAGTGTTTTTCTACACAGTTCCCCCCGTTGAAAAGCGAACACGAGGAAAGTATCGATGGATGCCACGAGTCCCACTTGGCTGGCCAGAACCTTAGGCTGGAAGACGGGATGAGCAGTCCAGCTAAGGGGCTCTACCATGTTGCAGTCTCCATAGATGCTCCTCAGAGGTCCAACCAGTCCAGGCATGAGGGGGAAGACACCAGAAAGTCACCCATTGACCCGGTCAGCTTCAAGGCTTCATCAGAGCCCTGTCGTAGCAGCCTGGAGGTCTCCCTAAACTCACCCTCTGCTGCATCCTCACCAGGCCTCATGATGTCCGTCTCGCCTGTCCCCTCCTCATCTGCTCCCATCTCGCCATCGTTGCCAAACCCCCCCTCAACTAGCACCAATCACAGCCTTGACCCGAACCAACTCCCTCCTTTCCAAAGCCCCAAACTCAATAGAAGCACTCAGAGACGTAATGAGAAAATGGCCAACCTCAATAACATCATCCACAGGCTAGAGAGGGCAGCCAATCGGGAAGAAACACTGGAGTGGGAATTTTAAGTCCCCCTTTGCTTGTATGTAGTCTGGATGGCTGTCACGGCACACATAAGAATCTCATAAAGAAGCTTCCTGGAGACTTGGAACAGAGCCTGGCTTTCAAAGGCCTGCCATCTTAGACTTATAAGTCATAGGAAATGAAATGCAGAGCTAAAAATGGGGCTGAGTTCCCTACATGAACGATAAGAGTTCACAAAAAATTTATAATTgcatatttctttgtttttttctttgttttttgataATGCATACTACTTTTAAATATATGTGACAGCATTAGCTGTTGTTTTACCTATTGGACTTGACATAAGACTTTTGCAGCTATGGTGTCATAAAATGTACACTAAAGTTCTGTAGATTGCCACTGGGTGAGATTATAAAAGACCCCTGTCTTAAGCCATTAAAAGCACTATAACTATTTGAAAAGAGACATTGACCAAATTTGCTACTTTTTGAATAGcagtttttcaaattttgtCTGTAAGACTGGACAGTTTAAGTCAAGTAACATGAAATCCTACTACTGACTGAGGGATAGTCCTTTAAGACTCTAAATATTCAACATCTTGTATGTACTTAGTTTCTTGGTGATatgttttgaaatatttgtaACTCTCGTATAAAATGTGGTTGTACATGTTGTAGAATTGTCTGCAATAGCCTTCTCTAAACCTGATGTAGCATGGTACTCACCTGACCCTGTTATCTCTGTAGTTGGTCACCTGTGATTATACTTGAgcgaaaacaagagaaaaaaagttgaaaacccttcaaaaagtaagaaaaaatgaGATGTTAAAATGAGTAGAGTACTTTtggtattttctttattttttctttgaataATCCTTGAGGTTTACAGTTTAGGGCCCTTGTGCTACTGTTAGTAAGTGAAACATTCACTTCACATGAGCACAGTTTACATGATTTCTTTCAGACTTACCTCTCGGACCCTCTAAGGCACTGGTTCTCAGACTGTAACAGGCCAAGACGCACGACACCTGGTTTACCTCAGATTATGTTGATGCACATCATGCTATGACCATATGATTCATTCTTATACATTAACATGACCCACACTTATTGAAATTAATTGAGGGGAATTGCTCTGTATCATACCTCAGAAAAGAGGAAGTCATACATGAAGCAGATGACTACTTTATACCAAGCAAAATCAGTCCTCGACAAAGAATATGCTGCTGTTTGAACAGAAAGGGAGCTAATAATTCCTTTCCATGTGTGTATTATGATCCTCCTAAGGTACCTGATTGAGTGCACTTTCTCAAGTGGGAAATTTTCTGTAAATAAAATTATGTGTACTTGATCAAACACCTCAACCTCTAAGCACTGagattttgttttgctgtgcAAGTGGATATACAGAGGTTGCtgtgagcaacacaacagtgcTGTGTTTGGATCTCCCTAGGGCTCCTTGAGGCTCACACTATGTGAAAGCATGATGCAGTATGACCTTTCATCAACATGAAAACATCCAATCTGTAAGTATGCTACATTCAAGGAAGCAAACGGTTCCCGGTATCCCCTCATATTATCTTTGACCACTAGTGTATTGTGTCTGTAGAGGTTTTTTTCGTCATGCTTGCAAATGTTCTTTATGTATTTTGCCTCTATTTTATACTCAAAATACTAACTAGATATTCAATACCTCGTGTACGAACTACTTACAGCACTTAGATTTTGATAATTCTGAGGACTCAAAAAATTTAAAGTTTCAACATTATTCT from Notolabrus celidotus isolate fNotCel1 chromosome 9, fNotCel1.pri, whole genome shotgun sequence includes these protein-coding regions:
- the cux2b gene encoding homeobox protein cut-like 2 isoform X3 — protein: MAADVGSMFQYWKKFDLRRLQRELNSVASELAGRQEESEHSHKHLVELSREFKRNVPEEVREMVAPVLKSFQAQVVALNKRSKEAESAFLGIYKQLIEAPDPAPVLEASHTLEGRLQQLQSSAPDSEALVREISRHWKKHLESLEKTESSDDGPAVSGAVVSDKAHNSSSPASMMSPNTTPVPGAPGSPQQNYQDQAEGRGEEEEEESATASSADRLLESQEKIKSLHSSLNTAQTELLDLRCKYNQEMANKAEEVGAILANLEKTNQKAEKAQREVERLKEQLASGQHANTVNCHPAEGTSRENNERDEVLPSQLEAALLAKDREILHLLEKIQRLQFTLQEVQETSANQILELERQLAYKTEAIERLETKLQSQMDYEEIKTELSILKVMKLASANGSSSQDSAKAAEALLLDKEAFLPSHKYLMDKARILHSIDDDQSEDAGRERGRPPGSQSSSSQADGRASPSPGPTLDGSSSSHDLPRPFSVSPCSGERLSGDHLLHKQLLSPHFKKESLMAFPTALYAAKVALMSATQGSAGAGSIEAGLPSDQSESGSSIAGDEDQLDTAEIAFQVKEQLLKHNIGQRVFGHYVLGLSQGSVSEILARPKPWRKLTVKGKEPFIKMKQFISDEQNILALRTIQVRQRGSITPRIRTPETGSDDAIRNILEQAKKEIQSQRGGDGKPSLNSLSGRSSNGAGSSSDDAIKGILEQAKREMEAQQHALMEMEACGRAQTASSVAQVEHLGTPERSRGLALPISIKQEEGGCVTVCMANPISSPQTPLSVLSPAAFVQNIIRKVKSEIGEAGTYFDQHWSQERGPMLLGVGGSSRPFNSVSPSLSSSSSGPSALPRSWPRLENGECLSNSEEASAAEDELGLGRPVEVKVESDTSVSGESPGPGPGRLSYYPAYIPRALKPTVPPLTPEQYEMYMYREVDTLELTRQVKEKLAKNGICQRIFGEKVLGLSQGSVSDMLSRPKPWSKLTQKGREPFIRMQLWLLDQLGQSLSQPTNQGLAQEISPVTAHSSPSPPPSPAESHPSPLVEPVSLSLESSKENQQPESLGLGLPPHPEGGKSTPSLMSLHQPTTPLGIQELVAMSPELDTYAITKKVKEVLTDNNLGQRLFGETILGLTQGSVSDLLSRPKPWHKLSLKGREPFVRMQLWLNDPHNVDKLRAMKKMEKKAYLKRRYGLLSTGSDSDSPSTRSECVSPAFGSLDLCPYSQVKKPRVVLGAEEKEALRKAYLLEPYPSQNTIEILASQLKLKTNTVINWFHNYRSRMRREVLMEGLPDNDTDAEHHSYSPSVTRSPNSDGEDRRLQQSSGHVHSNHPLSTNSAQPHVKQETLDRDDEAGEAMEGSMKQSRVKCFSTQFPPLKSEHEESIDGCHESHLAGQNLRLEDGMSSPAKGLYHVAVSIDAPQRSNQSRHEGEDTRKSPIDPVSFKASSEPCRSSLEVSLNSPSAASSPGLMMSVSPVPSSSAPISPSLPNPPSTSTNHSLDPNQLPPFQSPKLNRSTQRRNEKMANLNNIIHRLERAANREETLEWEF
- the cux2b gene encoding homeobox protein cut-like 2 isoform X1, whose amino-acid sequence is MAADVGSMFQYWKKFDLRRLQRELNSVASELAGRQEESEHSHKHLVELSREFKRNVPEEVREMVAPVLKSFQAQVVALNKRSKEAESAFLGIYKQLIEAPDPAPVLEASHTLEGRLQQLQSSAPDSEALVREISRHWKKHLESLEKTESSDDGPAVSGAVVSDKAHNSSSPASMMSPNTTPVPGAPGSPQQNYQDQAEGRGEEEEEESATASSADRLLESQEKIKSLHSSLNTAQTELLDLRCKYNQEMANKAEEVGAILANLEKTNQKAEKAQREVERLKEQLASGQHANTVNCHPAEGTSRENNERDEVLPSQLEAALLAKDREILHLLEKIQRLQFTLQEVQETSANQILELERQLAYKTEAIERLETKLQSQMDYEEIKTELSILKVMKLASANGSSSQDSAKAAEALLLDKEAFLPSHKYLMDKARILHSIDDDQSEDAGRERGRPPGSQSSSSQADGRASPSPGPTLDGSSSSHDLPRPFSVSPCSGERLSGDHLLHKQLLSPHFKKESLMAFPTALYAAKVALMSATQGSAGAGSIEAGLPSDQSESGSSIAGDEDQLDTAEIAFQVKEQLLKHNIGQRVFGHYVLGLSQGSVSEILARPKPWRKLTVKGKEPFIKMKQFISDEQNILALRTIQVRQRGSITPRIRTPETGSDDAIRNILEQAKKEIQSQRGDRKMDFRMLQRQCVGLSCLGDGKPSLNSLSGRSSNGAGSSSDDAIKGILEQAKREMEAQQHALMEMEACGRAQTASSVAQVEHLGTPERSRGLALPISIKQEEGGCVTVCMANPISSPQTPLSVLSPAAFVQNIIRKVKSEIGEAGTYFDQHWSQERGPMLLGVGGSSRPFNSVSPSLSSSSSGPSALPRSWPRLENGECLSNSEEASAAEDELGLGRPVEVKVESDTSVSGESPGPGPGRLSYYPAYIPRALKPTVPPLTPEQYEMYMYREVDTLELTRQVKEKLAKNGICQRIFGEKVLGLSQGSVSDMLSRPKPWSKLTQKGREPFIRMQLWLLDQLGQSLSQPTNQGLAQEISPVTAHSSPSPPPSPAESHPSPLVEPVSLSLESSKENQQPESLGLGLPPHPEGGKSTPSLMSLHQPTTPLGIQELVAMSPELDTYAITKKVKEVLTDNNLGQRLFGETILGLTQGSVSDLLSRPKPWHKLSLKGREPFVRMQLWLNDPHNVDKLRAMKKMEKKAYLKRRYGLLSTGSDSDSPSTRSECVSPAFGSLDLCPYSQVKKPRVVLGAEEKEALRKAYLLEPYPSQNTIEILASQLKLKTNTVINWFHNYRSRMRREVLMEGLPDNDTDAEHHSYSPSVTRSPNSDGEDRRLQQSSGHVHSNHPLSTNSAQPHVKQETLDRDDEAGEAMEGSMKQSRVKCFSTQFPPLKSEHEESIDGCHESHLAGQNLRLEDGMSSPAKGLYHVAVSIDAPQRSNQSRHEGEDTRKSPIDPVSFKASSEPCRSSLEVSLNSPSAASSPGLMMSVSPVPSSSAPISPSLPNPPSTSTNHSLDPNQLPPFQSPKLNRSTQRRNEKMANLNNIIHRLERAANREETLEWEF
- the cux2b gene encoding homeobox protein cut-like 2 isoform X2 — encoded protein: MAADVGSMFQYWKKFDLRRLQRELNSVASELAGRQEESEHSHKHLVELSREFKRNVPEEVREMVAPVLKSFQAQVVALNKRSKEAESAFLGIYKQLIEAPDPAPVLEASHTLEGRLQQLQSSAPDSEALVREISRHWKKHLESLEKTESSDDGPAVSGAVVSDKAHNSSSPASMMSPNTTPVPGAPGSPQQNYQDQAEGRGEEEEEESATASSADRLLESQEKIKSLHSSLNTAQTELLDLRCKYNQEMANKAEEVGAILANLEKTNQKAEKAQREVERLKEQLASGQHANTVNCHPAEGTSRENNERDEVLPSQLEAALLAKDREILHLLEKIQRLQFTLQEVQETSANQILELERQLAYKTEAIERLETKLQSQMDYEEIKTELSILKVMKLASANGSSSQDSAKAAEALLLDKEAFLPSHKYLMDKARILHSIDDDQSEDAGRERGRPPGSQSSSSQADGRASPSPGPTLDGSSSSHDLPRPFSVSPCSGERLSGDHLLHKQLLSPHFKKESLMAFPTALYAAKVALMSATQGSAGAGSIEAGLPSDQSESGSSIAGDEDQLDTAEIAFQVKEQLLKHNIGQRVFGHYVLGLSQGSVSEILARPKPWRKLTVKGKEPFIKMKQFISDEQNILALRTIQVRQRGSITPRIRTPETGSDDAIRNILEQAKKEIQSQRGGDGKPSLNSLSGRSSNGAGSSSDDAIKGILEQAKREMEAQQHALMEMEACGRAQTASSVAQVEHLGTPERSRGLALPISIKQEEGGCVTVCMANPISSPQTPLSVLSPAAFVQNIIRKVKSEIGEAGTYFDQHWSQERGPMLLGVGGSSRPFNSVSPSLSSSSSGPSALPRSWPRLENGECLSNSEEASAAEDELGLGRPVEVKVESDTSVSGESPGPGPGRLSYYPAYIPRALKPTVPPLTPEQYEMYMYREVDTLELTRQVKEKLAKNGICQRIFGEKVLGLSQGSVSDMLSRPKPWSKLTQKGREPFIRMQLWLLDQLGQSLSQPTNQGLAQEISPVTAHSSPSPPPSPAESHPSPLVEPVSLSLESSKENQQPESLGLGLPPHPEGGKSTPSLMSLHQPTTPLGIQELVAMSPELDTYAITKKVKEVLTDNNLGQRLFGETILGLTQGSVSDLLSRPKPWHKLSLKGREPFVRMQLWLNDPHNVDKLRAMKKMEKKAYLKRRYGLLSTGSDSDSPSTRSECVSPAFGSLDLCPYSQVKKPRVVLGAEEKEALRKAYLLEPYPSQNTIEILASQLKLKTNTVINWFHNYSVLCRSRMRREVLMEGLPDNDTDAEHHSYSPSVTRSPNSDGEDRRLQQSSGHVHSNHPLSTNSAQPHVKQETLDRDDEAGEAMEGSMKQSRVKCFSTQFPPLKSEHEESIDGCHESHLAGQNLRLEDGMSSPAKGLYHVAVSIDAPQRSNQSRHEGEDTRKSPIDPVSFKASSEPCRSSLEVSLNSPSAASSPGLMMSVSPVPSSSAPISPSLPNPPSTSTNHSLDPNQLPPFQSPKLNRSTQRRNEKMANLNNIIHRLERAANREETLEWEF